The Amycolatopsis mongoliensis genome includes a window with the following:
- a CDS encoding alginate lyase family protein, with product MSRLRKVVTLAALVPLALGLVATPAPAAPATFTHPGVLVSRPQLDFVKTQVNAGAQPWKAAYDQAKSSAYASLSRTPKPRAVVECGSYSNPNYGCTDEREDAIAAYTDALIWYISGDARYAQKAIALMDAWSATITSHTNSNAPLQTGWAGSSWPRAAEIIKYTYTSWPNSGRFGTMLRDVYLNKIINGSNSNGNWELSMMEAAVGISVFLEDKTNFDKAVTRYRNRVAAYVYLSSDGALPKTVPGSGLSTRDQIVGYWQGQGTFVDGLTQETCRDFTHTGYGIAAIADVAETLRIQGQDVYGTDVGERLRQALGFQSKYQLGTAAPSWLCGGHLNLGLGPVTEVGFNALHTRLGIAMTNTQTLTERQRPAGSNNLFVAWQTLTHAGNAA from the coding sequence ATGTCCCGCTTGAGAAAAGTCGTCACGCTCGCCGCCCTCGTCCCGCTCGCACTGGGCCTGGTCGCCACCCCGGCGCCTGCCGCACCCGCGACGTTCACACATCCGGGCGTGCTGGTCAGCCGCCCGCAGCTGGACTTCGTCAAGACCCAGGTGAACGCCGGCGCCCAGCCGTGGAAAGCGGCTTACGACCAGGCGAAGTCGAGTGCGTACGCCTCGCTTTCGCGGACACCGAAACCCCGCGCGGTGGTCGAATGCGGCTCGTACTCGAACCCGAACTACGGTTGTACCGACGAGCGGGAAGACGCGATCGCGGCGTACACGGACGCCCTGATCTGGTACATCTCCGGCGACGCCCGCTACGCGCAGAAGGCGATCGCCCTGATGGACGCCTGGTCGGCGACGATCACCAGTCACACCAACAGCAACGCACCACTGCAGACGGGCTGGGCGGGCTCATCCTGGCCCCGAGCGGCGGAGATCATCAAGTACACCTACACGAGCTGGCCGAACTCAGGCCGCTTCGGCACGATGCTGCGTGATGTGTACCTGAACAAAATCATCAACGGCAGCAACAGCAACGGAAACTGGGAACTGTCCATGATGGAGGCCGCGGTCGGCATCTCGGTGTTCCTGGAGGACAAGACGAACTTCGACAAGGCAGTCACCCGGTACCGCAACCGTGTCGCCGCCTACGTCTACCTGTCGTCCGACGGGGCATTGCCGAAGACGGTCCCCGGCAGCGGCCTGTCCACGCGCGACCAGATCGTGGGCTACTGGCAGGGCCAGGGAACATTCGTGGACGGCCTGACCCAGGAGACCTGCCGCGACTTCACCCACACGGGCTACGGCATCGCCGCGATCGCGGACGTGGCGGAGACGCTGCGCATCCAGGGCCAGGACGTGTACGGAACGGACGTGGGCGAGCGCCTGCGCCAGGCACTGGGCTTCCAGTCGAAGTACCAGCTGGGCACGGCGGCGCCTTCGTGGCTCTGCGGCGGTCACCTGAACCTGGGCCTGGGCCCGGTGACGGAGGTGGGCTTCAACGCGCTGCACACGCGCCTGGGGATCGCGATGACGAACACGCAGACCCTGACCGAGCGCCAGCGCCCGGCGGGCTCGAACAACCTGTTCGTGGCATGGCAGACCCTGACCCACGCCGGCAACGCAGCGTGA